One part of the Vicia villosa cultivar HV-30 ecotype Madison, WI linkage group LG6, Vvil1.0, whole genome shotgun sequence genome encodes these proteins:
- the LOC131609414 gene encoding ferritin-1, chloroplastic has protein sequence MALSSKLSSFSGFSVSPVSENGLQKPCFGNVRVGEKWGSRKYRVCATTAPLTGVLFEPFEEVKKDYLAVPSVPLVSLARQNFADDCESVINEQINVEYNVSYVYHSMYAYFDRDNVALKGFAKFFKESSEEERGHAEKLMKYQNTRGGRVVLHPIKDVPSEFEHVEKGDALHAMELALSLEKLTNEKLLNVHSVAERNNDIEMTHFIEGEYLNEQVEAIKKISEYVAQLRRVGKGHGVWHFDQKLLHGVHAG, from the exons ATGGCTCTTTCTTCTAAACTTTCATCCTTTTCTGGATTCTCTGTCTCACCTGTTTCTGAAAATGGTCTTCAAAAGCCATGTTTCGGTAATGTGAGAGTTGGTGAGAAATGGGGGAGTAGGAAATATAGGGTTTGTGCTACAACTGCTCCTTTGACTGGGGTTTTGTTTGAACCGTTTGAAGAGGTTAAGAAGGATTATCTTGCTGTTCCTTCTGTTCCTCTTGTTTCTTTGGCAAGGCAGAATTTTGCTGATGATTGTGAATCTGTTATTAATGAACAAATTAA TGTGGAATACAATGTTTCCTATGTGTATCACTCCATGTATGCTTACTTTGATAGGGACAACGTGGCTCTCAAGGGATTTGCGAA GTTCTTCAAGGAATCTAGTGAAGAAGAGAGAGGACATGCTGAAAAGCTTATGAAATATCAG AACACTCGTGGTGGACGAGTTGTGCTTCACCCCATCAAGGATGTGCCTTCAGAATTTGAGCATGTGGAAAAAGGAGATGCATTGCATG CAATGGAGTTAGCTTTGTCTTTGGAGAAGTTAACAAATGAGAAACTTCTCAATGTGCATAGT GTGGCAGAACGCAACAATGACATTGAAATGACACACTTCATCGAAGGCGAATATTTGAACGAGCAG GTTGAAGCAATTAAGAAGATATCAGAGTATGTGGCTCAATTGAGAAGGGTTGGAAAGGGTCATG GTGTTTGGCACTTTGATCAAAAACTTCTTCATGGGGTACATGCTGGTTGA
- the LOC131614235 gene encoding uncharacterized mitochondrial protein AtMg00810-like, producing the protein MTVARAACRGWDIFQLDVKSAFFYGELNENVYVEQPKGFVQKGEEHKVYKLHKALYGLKQAPRAWFSRIESHFMKEGFQICPNEQSLFIKRSTRGCILIVSIYVDDLIYTGDDEVMMIEFKKSMMQDFDMTDLGKMKFFLGIEIMQKLEGIFVCQKKYVTDILKKFTMSDSKPVNSPIVPGFKINRDVNGTAVDDTYFKQIVGSLMYLTTTRPDIMFSVSLISRYMSKPTELHLQAAKRILRYLKGTVSYGIFYKKGGEEELLAFTDSDYDGDEEDSKSTSGYVFLLSSGAVSWMSKKQPIVTLSTTEAEFVVAAASACQAVWMRRVLRNLSHVQEGSTVIMCDNSSTIKLSKNLVNYQGAFSFFKRSCKGWRSRIGALCNSGAGGRFDD; encoded by the coding sequence ATGACCGTGGCTCGCGCAGCATGTAGAGGATGGGACATCTTTCAGCTTGATGTCAAATCTGCGTTTTTTTATGGTGAATTAAACGAGAACGTATACGTTGAGCAACCAAAAGGGTTTGTGCAGAAAGGAGAAGAGCATAAGGTTTACAAGttgcataaagccttgtatggCTTAAAACAAGCACCACGAGCATGGTTCAGTCGTATAGAATCCCATTTCATGAAGGAAGGTTTTCAAATATGTCCAAATGAACAATCCTTGTTCATCAAAAGAAGTACACGAGGTTGTATATTAATCGTTAGCATTTATGTCGATGATTTGATTTACACAGGTGATGACGAGGTCATGATGATTGAGTTCAAAAAGTCTATGATGCAAGATTTTGACATGACTGATTTGGGCAAGATGAAATTCTTTCTTGGCATAGAAATTATGCAGAAATTAGAAGGGATTTTTGTGTGTCAAAAGAAATATGTCACTGATATTTTAAAGAAGTTTACAATGTCTGACAGCAAGCCTGTGAATAGTCCAATTGTTCCAGGTTTTAAGATTAACAGAGATGTTAATGGTACAGCTGTGGATGACACTTACTTCAAGCAAATAGTTGGAAGTCTGATGTATCTAACAACTACAAGACCAGATATCATGTTTAGTGTGAGCTTAATTAGTAGATATATGTCAAAACCAACAGAATTGCATTTACAAGCTGCGAAACGAATATTACGTTATTTGAAAGGAACTGTTAGCTATGGGATTTTCTACAAGAAGGGAGGGGAAGAAGAATTGCTTGCTTTCACGGATTCTGATTATGATGGagatgaagaagattctaaaagcACCTCGGGgtatgtttttttattaagttCAGGAGCAGTATCATGGATGTCCAAAAAGCAACCAATTGTTACTCTTTCAACTACTGAAGCCGAGTTTGTTGTTGCTGCTGCAAGTGCTTGTCAAGCTGTATGGATGAGAAGGGTTTTGAGAAACTTAAGTCATGTTCAAGAAGGAAGTACTGTTATCATGTGCGATAATAGCTCAACAATTAAACTATCAAAAAATCTGGTAAACTATCAGGGAGCGTTTTCATTTTTTAAGAGATCTTGTAAAGGATGGCGAAGTCGAATTGGTGCACTGTGCAACTCAGGAGCAGGTGGCAGATTTGATGACTAA
- the LOC131611964 gene encoding uncharacterized protein At5g01610-like, with product MDQILGKVGSYWFSRKANKELNSVGDDFSSLSSTIEGGTKWFVNKLKGKMQKPLTELLKEYDLPIGLFPRDATNYEFNEETRKLIVYIPQVCEVGYRDSSVLRFTMSVSGYLEKGKLTEIEGMKTKVLVWVKVTAISSEGPKLYFTAGMKKSRKREAYEVSRDGVIIDKF from the exons ATGGATCAGATATTGGGCAAGGTCGGCTCTTACTGGTTCAGTCGGAAAGCCAACAAGGAACTTAACTCCGTCGGTGATGATTTCAGT TCACTTTCAAGCACCATTGAAGGAGGAACCAAATGGTTTGTCAacaaattaaaag GAAAGATGCAAAAGCCGTTAACAGAGTTACTAAAGGAGTATGATCTACCAATAGGACTCTTCCCGCGCGATGCAACGAACTATGAATTCAACGAAGAAACAAGAAAGCTTATTGTTTACATTCCTCAAGTGTGTGAAGTAGGCTACAGAGATTCATCGGTCTTGCGTTTCACTATGAGTGTGTCTGGTTATCTGGAGAAGGGAAAGCTAACAGAGATAGAGGGCATGAAGACCAAAGTGTTGGTGTGGGTGAAAGTTACCGCCATTTCATCTGAGGGACCAAAGCTTTATTTCACTGCTGGCATGAAGAAATCAAGGAAAAGGGAAGCATATGAGGTTTCTAGAGATGGTGTAATCATAGATAAATTCTGA